Genomic segment of Betaproteobacteria bacterium:
CTCGCCGCGCCGGGTGCGGCCCGGATCGGCCCAGTAGGCGAGACCGCGCGCGCGAATCCGTTCGAAGATCTGGTCGAACTCGGTTTCGCTCACGAGAAAGGCATAGTGCTCGGTCAGGACGACCTCGTCAGTATCGAGGTAGTCCAGCGTCACGCCGTTGGTCGTCTGCACGCCCAGGAAAGGCCCGAAGGCGACCGGGGCGGGCAGCCCCAGGATATCCGAGAGGAATGTAGCGGCGGCGCGCTTGTCGCGCGTGTGCACGATGGTATGGTTCAACTCGATGGCCATGGTGTTCGCTCCTGTTCGTCGCAGATGGGATGGCGGGCCTGCGGGCGCTCCCGGAAAGCTCGTGCCCGCGATCAACTGAGCGTGCGCGCGAGAAACGGCAGGCTCACGTCCATGCGGTAATCGATGTCGGAATGGTTGTCGTCGAATTCCTCGTAGCAGTGTGTGATGCCTGCCTCCGCCAGTCGCTTCGACAGGATGCGTGCGCCGTAGTGGATGTGGTACTGATCGCGCCAGC
This window contains:
- a CDS encoding VOC family protein, which gives rise to MAIELNHTIVHTRDKRAAATFLSDILGLPAPVAFGPFLGVQTTNGVTLDYLDTDEVVLTEHYAFLVSETEFDQIFERIRARGLAYWADPGRTRRGEINTRDGGRGVYFEEPSGHLLEILTRPYGSG